The Campylobacter ureolyticus ACS-301-V-Sch3b genome has a segment encoding these proteins:
- the atpC gene encoding ATP synthase F1 subunit epsilon, with amino-acid sequence MKDKFQLEIVTPKGTIFSGEVKSAQFPGSEGELGVLPSHAPLITLLNTGLIELVDENNEKDMVAINWGYLKVDEEKVTVLADGAVYVGGKSDSSIAESLDKAKELIESMGSENVTYASTIAKMENMARSK; translated from the coding sequence ATGAAAGATAAATTTCAGTTAGAGATAGTTACTCCAAAAGGTACAATTTTCTCAGGTGAAGTTAAATCTGCTCAATTTCCTGGAAGTGAGGGCGAATTAGGAGTTCTTCCTAGTCACGCACCTTTAATAACGCTTTTAAATACAGGCCTTATTGAGCTAGTTGATGAAAATAATGAAAAAGATATGGTTGCTATAAACTGGGGATATTTAAAAGTTGATGAAGAAAAAGTTACTGTTCTTGCAGATGGCGCTGTATATGTTGGTGGAAAATCTGACAGCTCAATAGCTGAATCTTTAGATAAAGCAAAAGAGTTAATCGAATCAATGGGAAGTGAAAATGTAACATACGCTTCAACCATAGCAAAAATGGAAAATATGGCAAGGTCAAAATAA
- a CDS encoding tetratricopeptide repeat protein: MRKILSMVVFLGTTILAQEVSVFGAGNIASENPYGLTENEQVLLSNKKRVDEVESKLNSYSEDMIGVKSVVEGTNSQIAKLESRVSDLEIRTTGKVSKLANKQTSVVTEQDILGLRNDIADLKRQVEIINQKLEINVKKNPEVVVTTKNQPKKEFTKKQETLPQPNKLEPKETQVKNITNKVVAFDDMKPSEIEKIAHRLFNENKYIESKIHYEYLASKKYNLAKTNFMLGEIAFNQKSYANAIKNYQESIKNDDKADYMPKLLLNAGISLEKIGDKNNADKFFKVLKSQFPSSPQAKSLK, from the coding sequence ATGAGAAAAATTTTATCAATGGTGGTTTTTTTAGGAACCACCATTTTAGCACAGGAAGTTTCTGTTTTTGGAGCGGGAAATATAGCTTCTGAAAATCCTTATGGATTAACAGAAAATGAACAAGTCTTATTATCAAATAAAAAAAGAGTTGATGAAGTTGAGAGCAAGCTAAACTCATACAGCGAAGATATGATAGGTGTAAAGAGTGTAGTTGAGGGAACAAATTCTCAAATAGCTAAACTTGAAAGCAGGGTTTCTGATTTGGAAATTAGAACTACTGGTAAAGTTAGCAAACTAGCAAACAAACAAACTTCTGTCGTTACAGAGCAAGATATTTTAGGCTTAAGAAACGATATAGCTGATTTAAAAAGACAAGTTGAAATAATTAATCAAAAATTAGAAATCAACGTAAAAAAAAACCCTGAAGTAGTGGTTACTACCAAAAATCAACCAAAAAAAGAATTTACAAAAAAGCAAGAGACTTTACCACAACCAAATAAACTAGAACCAAAAGAAACGCAAGTAAAAAACATAACAAATAAAGTTGTTGCATTTGATGATATGAAGCCAAGTGAGATTGAAAAAATAGCACATAGGCTTTTTAATGAAAATAAATATATTGAATCAAAAATTCATTATGAATATTTAGCAAGTAAAAAATACAATCTTGCAAAAACAAATTTCATGTTAGGTGAAATTGCTTTCAATCAAAAATCTTATGCAAACGCCATAAAAAACTATCAAGAAAGCATAAAAAATGATGACAAGGCAGACTATATGCCAAAACTTTTGCTTAATGCTGGTATTAGTTTAGAAAAAATTGGTGATAAAAATAACGCAGATAAGTTTTTTAAAGTTTTAAAATCACAATTTCCTAGCAGTCCACAAGCAAAATCACTTAAATAA
- the atpA gene encoding F0F1 ATP synthase subunit alpha: MSSKIKADEISSIIKERIEKFDIGIDIEETGKVITVGDGVATVYGLKNVMVNEMVEFENGTQGIALNLEESIVGVIILGSMDGISEGVSVKRLNKLLQVPVGDGLIGRVVNALGEPIDGKGAIETKETRFVEEKAKGIMARKSVHEPLQTGLKSIDALVPIGRGQRELIIGDRQTGKTTIALDTIINQKGQDVICIYVAIGQKQSTVAQAVKKLEEYGAMDYTIVVAAGASDPATLQYLAPYSGCTMGEYFRDNARHALIIYDDLSKHAVAYREISLILRRPPGREAYPGDVFYLHSRLLERASKLNDELGAGSLTALPIIETQAGDVSAYIPTNVISITDGQIFLETNLFNSGVRPAINVGLSVSRVGGSAQIKAIKKVSGTLRLDLAQYRELQAFAQFASDLDESSRRQLDRGQRMVEILKQPPYSPLAVEKQVVIIYAGTKGFLDDIAVSAIGKFEAELYPYIEARYPQIFEDIVNKKTLDKDTEETLVKALNEFKATFSAE, from the coding sequence GTGAGTTCTAAGATTAAAGCTGATGAAATTAGCAGTATTATCAAAGAAAGAATTGAAAAATTTGATATCGGTATTGATATCGAAGAAACGGGAAAAGTAATAACAGTTGGTGATGGTGTTGCAACTGTTTATGGTCTTAAAAATGTTATGGTTAATGAAATGGTTGAGTTTGAAAATGGAACTCAAGGAATAGCACTTAACCTAGAAGAAAGCATTGTTGGTGTTATTATACTAGGTAGTATGGACGGCATCTCAGAAGGTGTTAGTGTAAAAAGATTAAATAAGCTTTTACAAGTTCCAGTTGGTGATGGCTTAATAGGTAGAGTTGTAAATGCTTTAGGTGAACCAATTGATGGTAAAGGTGCAATTGAAACAAAAGAAACAAGATTTGTTGAGGAAAAAGCTAAGGGGATTATGGCTAGAAAAAGTGTTCATGAGCCACTTCAAACAGGTCTTAAATCAATTGATGCTCTTGTTCCAATCGGTAGAGGCCAAAGAGAGCTTATTATTGGAGATAGACAAACAGGAAAAACAACAATCGCTCTTGATACTATAATAAATCAAAAAGGTCAAGATGTTATTTGTATTTATGTAGCTATCGGTCAAAAGCAATCAACTGTTGCTCAAGCTGTTAAAAAGCTTGAGGAATATGGAGCTATGGATTATACTATAGTTGTAGCTGCTGGAGCTAGTGATCCTGCTACACTTCAATATCTTGCACCTTATTCTGGTTGTACAATGGGCGAATATTTTAGAGATAACGCAAGACATGCTTTAATAATTTATGATGATTTAAGCAAGCACGCTGTTGCTTATCGTGAAATCTCTCTTATTTTAAGGCGTCCACCAGGCCGTGAAGCATATCCTGGAGATGTTTTTTATCTTCATTCAAGATTACTTGAAAGAGCAAGTAAGTTAAATGATGAGCTAGGAGCTGGTAGTTTAACTGCACTTCCTATTATTGAAACACAAGCAGGAGACGTTTCAGCTTATATTCCAACTAACGTTATTTCTATTACAGATGGTCAAATTTTCCTTGAAACAAACTTATTTAACTCAGGTGTAAGACCAGCTATTAACGTTGGATTGTCAGTTTCAAGAGTTGGTGGTTCAGCACAAATCAAAGCTATTAAAAAAGTTTCAGGTACATTAAGACTTGATCTTGCTCAATATAGAGAGCTTCAAGCATTTGCTCAGTTTGCAAGTGATTTGGATGAAAGCAGTAGAAGACAACTTGATCGTGGTCAAAGAATGGTTGAAATTTTAAAACAACCTCCTTATTCACCACTTGCTGTTGAAAAACAAGTTGTTATTATTTACGCAGGAACAAAAGGCTTTTTAGATGATATTGCAGTATCGGCTATCGGTAAATTTGAAGCTGAGCTTTATCCATACATAGAAGCAAGATATCCTCAAATTTTTGAAGATATAGTTAATAAGAAAACTTTAGATAAAGATACTGAAGAAACTTTGGTAAAAGCATTAAATGAATTTAAAGCGACTTTTTCTGCAGAATAG
- the atpG gene encoding ATP synthase F1 subunit gamma: MANLKDIKAQIRSVQNTQKTTKAMKLVSNVKLKRAKFAALQSSAYAIKINEVLSEIANYAQDIEEGSKLKRLFDTSNEIKVVDIIFVTADKGLCGGFNAHTINAVKNLIKEYQDKKIKVRLRAIGKKGIEYFKFQGVEIYKSFIGVSSSPTYEKAQEIIEEAIDEFNIGETDKVIMVHNGYKNMISQEIRINDIAPVLPPVKSDISQNNSVIEFEPAKNSEKILEELMVKYLEYSMYYALVDSLAGEHSARMTAMENASNNAEERVTHLNLAYNKARQGSITTELIEIISGVESMK; this comes from the coding sequence ATGGCAAATTTAAAAGACATTAAGGCTCAGATTAGAAGTGTTCAAAACACGCAAAAAACAACAAAAGCCATGAAGCTTGTCTCTAATGTCAAATTAAAAAGAGCAAAATTTGCAGCCCTTCAATCAAGTGCTTATGCTATAAAAATCAATGAGGTTTTAAGCGAGATAGCAAACTACGCACAAGATATTGAAGAAGGAAGTAAATTAAAAAGACTTTTTGATACAAGCAATGAGATAAAAGTAGTGGATATTATATTTGTTACTGCTGATAAGGGACTTTGTGGTGGCTTTAACGCTCACACTATTAACGCTGTTAAAAACCTTATCAAAGAGTATCAAGATAAAAAAATAAAAGTAAGATTAAGAGCTATTGGTAAAAAAGGCATAGAGTATTTTAAATTTCAAGGCGTTGAAATTTATAAAAGCTTTATAGGGGTAAGTTCATCACCTACTTATGAAAAAGCTCAAGAAATTATCGAAGAGGCAATTGATGAGTTTAATATAGGTGAAACAGATAAAGTTATCATGGTTCACAATGGCTATAAAAATATGATATCTCAAGAAATAAGGATAAATGATATAGCTCCAGTTCTTCCGCCTGTTAAGTCTGATATTTCTCAAAATAATTCTGTTATAGAATTTGAACCTGCAAAAAACAGTGAAAAAATTCTTGAAGAATTAATGGTTAAATATTTGGAATACAGCATGTATTATGCACTAGTTGATAGTTTAGCAGGTGAGCATAGCGCTAGAATGACCGCTATGGAAAATGCCAGTAATAATGCAGAAGAAAGAGTGACACATTTAAATCTTGCTTATAATAAAGCAAGACAAGGTTCTATTACAACTGAGCTTATTGAGATTATCAGTGGCGTTGAATCAATGAAATAA
- a CDS encoding F0F1 ATP synthase subunit delta: MSGAIVEKYAKAVMSEFKDKELDELLLDLKTISLAFKEDKFSSLINSPIVDTKDKEHLVMSLFSKKTSQKFENLLKLLSQNKRLNLIPDLFERVSSILRTSKNKFKGVIYSNEDLAKDQISKLESIFSKKFDADISLDFDKGDYSGVKVDLEELGVEISFSMDRLKHDMSDYILKAI, encoded by the coding sequence ATGAGTGGTGCAATAGTAGAAAAATATGCAAAAGCTGTTATGAGTGAATTTAAAGACAAAGAGCTTGATGAGTTACTATTAGATTTAAAAACTATCTCTCTTGCTTTTAAAGAGGATAAATTTAGCTCTCTTATAAACTCTCCGATAGTTGATACAAAAGATAAAGAGCACTTAGTTATGTCTCTTTTTAGTAAAAAAACATCACAAAAATTTGAGAATTTATTAAAGCTTTTATCACAAAATAAAAGGCTTAATTTAATACCAGATCTTTTTGAAAGAGTAAGTTCTATTTTAAGAACCTCCAAAAACAAATTTAAAGGTGTGATATATTCAAATGAAGATCTTGCAAAAGATCAAATTTCAAAACTTGAATCAATTTTTTCTAAAAAATTTGATGCAGATATATCTTTAGATTTTGACAAAGGAGATTATAGTGGTGTTAAGGTTGATTTAGAAGAACTTGGAGTCGAGATAAGTTTTTCTATGGATAGATTAAAACACGATATGAGTGATTATATATTAAAAGCAATATGA
- a CDS encoding OmpA family protein: MKKTVLTSIAIVAILMAGCSKKRPEVAVQEAPVMSDAQMLAQLASQIQNQVQNVYFDFDKYNVKPEMRSVVNSNAALFNQAGADRINVKVEGNCDEWGTDEYNYALGLKRAKSVKDALVANGVRADRVSVVSYGESNPVCKDKSKSCDAQNRRDEFRVFY; this comes from the coding sequence ATGAAAAAAACAGTTTTAACTTCAATCGCGATAGTTGCCATACTAATGGCTGGTTGTAGTAAAAAAAGACCAGAAGTTGCAGTTCAAGAAGCTCCTGTAATGTCAGATGCTCAAATGCTTGCTCAGCTTGCATCTCAAATTCAAAATCAAGTTCAAAATGTATATTTTGATTTTGATAAATACAATGTTAAACCTGAGATGCGCTCAGTTGTTAATAGCAACGCTGCATTATTTAATCAAGCAGGTGCAGACAGAATCAATGTAAAAGTTGAAGGAAACTGCGATGAGTGGGGAACAGATGAGTATAATTATGCACTTGGTCTAAAAAGAGCTAAATCAGTAAAAGATGCTTTAGTTGCAAATGGTGTAAGAGCAGATAGAGTTTCTGTTGTAAGCTATGGCGAAAGCAACCCTGTGTGCAAAGATAAGAGTAAATCATGCGATGCTCAAAATAGACGCGATGAGTTTAGAGTATTTTATTAA
- the tolB gene encoding Tol-Pal system protein TolB, which translates to MKKIFLMFSFCIFMFANDATTTIVNEGLNLPKITIQDASNLNDKNLQSQFFKLILGDLKVGATFDVDDGYYTSSYEGDYSSNLTTNPSLIVRYELNGDVYTELALRVKVIDGKSGKVLYESNFSQKNGAKFPFLAHNAVSEIVKNFGYSDVDWMNKMLIYAVYTSSANSSIFVSDYTLTYQKEVLSGGLNIFPKWGSKEQDEFYYTHYVNDVEPVIYKYNLRNAKKTKILEGSGMLTVSDVSSDGTKLLITDAPSDQPDIFLYDLRSRNKTKITNYPGIDVNGNFVDDDTKVVFVSDRLGYPNVFATDINGGGIEQMVFHGKNNSSISTSGNYVVYSSREENRDFNLYLISTRTDYIRQLTAGGKNLFPRFSHDGGTVVFIKDSNYQSAVGIIRINENKSFQFPLKIGKFQSLDW; encoded by the coding sequence GTGAAAAAAATTTTTTTAATGTTTAGTTTTTGCATTTTTATGTTTGCAAACGATGCAACAACTACTATTGTTAATGAGGGCTTGAATTTGCCAAAAATTACAATTCAAGATGCTTCCAACCTAAATGATAAAAATCTTCAAAGTCAGTTTTTTAAACTAATACTTGGGGATTTAAAAGTAGGCGCAACTTTTGATGTTGATGATGGATATTACACAAGCTCATACGAGGGTGATTATAGTTCAAATTTAACAACCAATCCATCACTAATTGTTCGTTATGAATTAAATGGTGATGTATATACAGAGCTAGCCTTAAGAGTAAAAGTAATTGATGGAAAAAGCGGTAAAGTATTATATGAATCAAATTTCTCTCAAAAAAATGGTGCAAAATTTCCTTTTTTAGCACATAATGCAGTTTCTGAAATAGTTAAAAATTTTGGCTACTCAGATGTTGATTGGATGAATAAAATGTTAATTTATGCAGTTTATACATCTTCAGCAAATAGTTCTATTTTCGTATCTGATTATACTTTAACCTATCAAAAAGAAGTATTAAGTGGTGGGCTTAATATTTTTCCTAAATGGGGCTCAAAAGAGCAAGATGAGTTTTATTACACACATTATGTAAATGATGTTGAGCCAGTTATTTATAAGTATAATTTAAGAAATGCTAAAAAAACCAAAATTTTAGAAGGAAGTGGCATGCTTACAGTATCTGATGTAAGTAGCGATGGTACAAAACTACTTATTACAGATGCACCAAGCGATCAGCCAGATATTTTCTTATATGATTTAAGAAGTAGAAATAAAACTAAAATTACAAATTATCCTGGAATTGATGTAAATGGAAATTTTGTAGATGATGATACAAAAGTTGTTTTTGTAAGTGATAGACTTGGTTATCCAAATGTTTTTGCCACTGATATAAATGGTGGTGGGATAGAGCAAATGGTATTTCATGGAAAGAATAACAGCTCAATAAGCACTTCAGGAAACTATGTGGTTTATTCAAGCAGGGAAGAAAATAGAGATTTTAATCTTTATTTAATATCAACAAGAACAGATTATATTCGCCAATTAACAGCTGGTGGAAAAAATTTATTCCCTAGATTTTCACATGATGGTGGGACTGTGGTATTTATAAAAGATTCAAATTATCAAAGCGCTGTTGGGATTATAAGAATAAATGAAAATAAAAGTTTCCAATTTCCTTTGAAAATTGGAAAATTTCAATCACTTGATTGGTAA
- a CDS encoding TonB C-terminal domain-containing protein — protein MKKDKTINFLSFIFSTLIYVLIILSMLFFAYNSKTKYFEDQKYTKDKDAFMDITVMDIDDSLAPVSKDSQELEDEKEEIIEKKPNLQDEDESLKTTNKKVPPKEEKKETPKPVEKPKNEELSDLFKDINKTKLEENIKQEDLVQSRKKSEKTTKTTQKSSSKSNTSNIKGEIARGKSQRTGVYNKFIGEVQSILTNVWSTYRALPNQDATVEITINKNGRLSYEIIELSYSTEFNQKFRDYLNRLENIQFPVPPDGEIYKHKYKMKDLIR, from the coding sequence GTGAAAAAAGATAAAACTATAAATTTCTTATCTTTTATTTTTAGTACTTTAATTTATGTTTTAATTATACTCTCTATGCTTTTTTTTGCATATAATTCAAAAACTAAATATTTCGAAGATCAAAAATACACAAAAGACAAAGATGCCTTTATGGATATCACCGTAATGGACATTGATGATTCTTTAGCTCCTGTATCAAAAGATAGCCAAGAATTAGAGGATGAAAAAGAAGAAATTATTGAAAAAAAACCAAATTTGCAAGATGAAGATGAAAGCTTAAAAACCACAAATAAAAAAGTTCCACCAAAAGAAGAGAAAAAAGAAACTCCTAAGCCTGTAGAAAAACCAAAAAATGAAGAGTTATCTGATCTTTTTAAAGACATAAATAAAACCAAACTTGAGGAAAATATAAAACAAGAAGATCTTGTCCAAAGTAGAAAAAAGAGCGAAAAAACTACAAAAACAACCCAAAAATCATCTTCTAAAAGTAATACATCCAATATAAAGGGTGAAATAGCAAGGGGTAAATCTCAAAGAACTGGAGTTTATAATAAATTTATAGGCGAAGTCCAAAGTATTTTAACTAATGTTTGGAGCACATATAGAGCCTTGCCAAATCAAGATGCGACAGTTGAAATCACTATAAATAAAAATGGAAGATTGAGTTATGAAATTATTGAGTTATCATATAGTACGGAATTTAATCAAAAATTTAGAGACTATCTAAATAGGCTTGAAAACATTCAATTTCCAGTCCCACCTGATGGTGAAATTTATAAACATAAATATAAAATGAAAGATTTGATACGATAA
- a CDS encoding MotA/TolQ/ExbB proton channel family protein, giving the protein MLDIFLSYISRSSFITLFVLIWLSIYFITTFSILISKMISLNLWISSEMKALDSLLLGGKISNLTTVVKKYATGETTREKLSVCSAMAEKNSTSGLTWLSIIASTSPFIGLFGTVVGILETFTKIGTSNASLSVIAPAISEALVATGAGIFVAIPAYTFHLLLKRKSYELMNIISRIIDVVLLNSQERASK; this is encoded by the coding sequence ATGTTAGATATTTTTCTTAGTTATATATCAAGAAGCTCATTTATAACTTTATTTGTTTTAATTTGGTTGTCTATTTATTTTATTACAACTTTTTCTATTTTAATTTCGAAGATGATATCCTTAAATTTATGGATATCATCTGAGATGAAAGCACTTGATTCTCTTTTACTTGGTGGTAAAATTTCAAATTTAACCACAGTTGTTAAAAAATATGCAACAGGAGAAACTACAAGAGAAAAACTTTCTGTTTGTAGCGCAATGGCTGAGAAAAACTCTACATCAGGACTTACTTGGTTGTCAATAATAGCCTCAACATCTCCTTTTATAGGACTTTTTGGAACTGTTGTTGGCATACTTGAAACTTTTACAAAAATAGGAACTTCAAATGCAAGTTTGTCTGTAATTGCTCCTGCTATAAGTGAAGCCTTAGTTGCAACAGGTGCTGGTATATTTGTAGCAATTCCTGCATATACTTTTCATCTTTTATTAAAAAGAAAATCATACGAACTCATGAATATTATATCTAGAATTATAGATGTTGTTTTATTAAATTCACAAGAAAGAGCAAGTAAATAA
- a CDS encoding biopolymer transporter ExbD, with product MFDYSQKPELNITPLVDVMLVLLAILMVTTPAIIYEENISLPDGSKKEVSNLTSENIIIRIDDKRKVYINKESMSFSEFSDNIVLKSANLDLNSPVYIQADKNLTYNDVMYILKTLKQAGFTKISLQTAG from the coding sequence ATGTTTGATTATAGCCAAAAGCCAGAGCTTAATATCACGCCATTGGTTGATGTTATGCTCGTTTTACTTGCCATTTTAATGGTTACAACACCAGCTATAATTTATGAAGAAAACATTTCTTTGCCAGATGGTTCAAAAAAAGAAGTTTCAAATTTAACCTCTGAAAATATTATTATAAGAATAGATGATAAAAGAAAAGTTTATATAAATAAAGAATCTATGAGTTTTAGTGAATTTAGTGATAATATAGTATTAAAATCTGCAAATTTAGATCTAAATTCGCCAGTTTATATACAAGCTGATAAAAATTTAACCTACAATGATGTTATGTATATTTTAAAGACACTCAAACAAGCAGGTTTTACGAAAATATCTCTTCAAACAGCTGGATAG
- a CDS encoding FKBP-type peptidyl-prolyl cis-trans isomerase: MENRVITMFYELKDKQNNEILETNFNLEPFKFLTGLGHVLEKLEKEVLNLRANEEKIINISKEEGAIEYNPDGVRSIPKEEFAGIELKEGMELIGESEDGRSARVIVKEIGNDEVIVDFNHPYAGKDLEFRVKIVENRLASDDEVASGRVEGEHVCGCHSDDDCCGGHHHDEHECCGGHHHDEHECCGKHK; this comes from the coding sequence ATGGAAAATAGAGTTATAACTATGTTTTATGAGTTAAAAGACAAACAAAATAATGAAATTTTGGAAACAAATTTCAATCTTGAACCATTTAAATTTTTAACAGGTTTAGGACATGTTTTAGAAAAACTTGAAAAAGAAGTTTTAAATTTAAGAGCAAATGAAGAAAAAATTATAAATATTTCTAAAGAAGAGGGTGCTATAGAGTATAATCCTGATGGCGTAAGATCTATCCCAAAAGAAGAATTCGCTGGAATTGAGCTAAAAGAAGGAATGGAGCTTATCGGAGAGAGCGAAGATGGAAGAAGTGCTAGAGTTATAGTAAAAGAGATTGGTAATGATGAAGTTATAGTTGATTTTAATCATCCTTATGCCGGAAAAGATTTAGAATTTAGAGTTAAAATTGTAGAAAATAGACTTGCAAGTGATGATGAAGTAGCAAGTGGAAGAGTTGAGGGTGAGCATGTTTGTGGTTGTCATAGTGATGATGATTGTTGTGGTGGGCATCACCACGATGAGCATGAGTGCTGCGGCGGACATCACCATGATGAACATGAGTGTTGTGGAAAACATAAGTAG
- the atpD gene encoding F0F1 ATP synthase subunit beta yields MKGMISQVLGPVVDIDFSSDYLPQINEAIEVKFSVEGIERRLILEVAAHLGDNRVRTIAMDASDGLTRGLEVTALGAPISVPVGEKVLGRIFNVVGELIDEGEETEFETKWSIHRRPPAFEDQSTKSEIFETGIKVVDLLAPYAKGGKVGLFGGAGVGKTVIIMELIHNVAYKHSGYSIFAGVGERTREGNDLYNEMKESGVLDKVALCYGQMNEPPGARNRIAFTGLTMAEYFRDEMGLDVLMFIDNIFRFSQAGSEMSALLGRIPSAVGYQPTLASEMGKLQERITSTKKGSITSVQAVYVPADDLTDPAPAAVFAHLDATTVLNRSIAEKGIYPAVDPLDSTSRMLDPQIVGEEHYEVARGVQQILQKYKDLQDIIAILGMDELSEEDKLVVERARKIERYLSQPFFVAEVFTGSPGKYITLEETIAAFKGILEGKYDDLPEAAFYMVGNIDEVLAKAEKLKA; encoded by the coding sequence ATGAAAGGTATGATTAGTCAGGTTTTAGGGCCTGTTGTAGATATAGATTTTTCTTCTGATTATCTACCGCAAATTAACGAAGCAATCGAAGTTAAGTTTAGCGTTGAAGGTATTGAAAGAAGACTTATTTTAGAAGTTGCCGCTCATCTTGGCGACAATAGAGTTAGAACTATTGCTATGGATGCAAGTGATGGTCTTACAAGAGGTCTTGAAGTTACAGCTCTTGGAGCCCCTATTTCTGTTCCAGTTGGCGAAAAAGTTTTGGGTAGAATTTTCAACGTTGTAGGTGAGCTTATTGACGAAGGCGAAGAGACTGAGTTTGAAACAAAATGGTCAATTCATAGAAGACCACCTGCTTTTGAAGATCAAAGTACAAAAAGTGAAATTTTTGAAACAGGTATAAAAGTAGTTGATCTTTTAGCTCCTTATGCAAAAGGTGGAAAAGTTGGACTATTTGGTGGTGCTGGTGTTGGAAAAACAGTTATTATTATGGAGCTTATCCACAATGTTGCTTATAAGCACAGTGGTTATTCAATCTTTGCTGGTGTTGGCGAAAGAACAAGAGAGGGTAACGACCTTTATAACGAAATGAAAGAAAGTGGAGTTTTGGATAAAGTTGCCTTATGCTATGGACAGATGAACGAGCCACCAGGGGCAAGAAATAGAATCGCTTTTACTGGACTTACAATGGCTGAGTATTTTAGAGATGAAATGGGACTTGATGTTTTGATGTTTATTGATAATATCTTTAGATTCTCACAAGCAGGATCTGAAATGTCAGCACTTCTTGGAAGAATTCCATCAGCTGTTGGTTATCAGCCAACATTAGCAAGTGAAATGGGAAAACTTCAAGAAAGAATCACATCAACAAAAAAAGGATCAATCACATCAGTTCAAGCTGTATATGTTCCTGCAGATGACTTAACTGACCCAGCTCCAGCAGCTGTTTTTGCTCACCTTGATGCAACAACAGTTTTAAATAGAAGTATAGCTGAAAAAGGTATTTATCCAGCTGTTGACCCACTTGATTCAACATCAAGAATGCTTGACCCTCAAATTGTTGGTGAAGAGCATTATGAAGTTGCAAGAGGCGTTCAACAAATTTTACAAAAATATAAAGATTTGCAAGACATAATTGCAATTTTAGGTATGGATGAATTAAGCGAAGAAGATAAACTTGTTGTTGAAAGAGCTAGAAAAATAGAAAGATATTTATCTCAGCCATTCTTTGTTGCAGAAGTATTTACAGGAAGTCCTGGTAAATATATAACCCTAGAAGAAACAATTGCAGCCTTTAAAGGAATTTTAGAAGGTAAATATGATGATCTTCCAGAAGCAGCATTTTATATGGTTGGAAATATCGATGAAGTACTAGCTAAGGCTGAAAAATTAAAAGCTTAA